The sequence GCTTCACACGGAAGGATACCGGGAAGGTTTCGGAACCGAGCAGCAGCAATGGCATCTTGTCACTCACATCTATGAAGCTCATTTTGACAGTTTCGAGCGAATAAAGCATCAGGGGTTTACTGCTAGGCCTTCTGTCCCAGTCACCAGCTGCCAGACACGGGTTCAGCTGCGTCATGCTGCAGGAGAAGCCGTCCAGGAGCCTCCGGTATCGGAGCTGCTTGTAGCTTTTAGCCATGGGGAGAAGGTCCGAGGAGCACCGCCGGGACCGCAGCTTCTGGGTCCTGGCAGCGGGGACCAGTCTGGAGGCGAGGACAGACAGCTTGCTGAGTAAGGCCAATTCTTTGGTAGGCATCCGCACATTCAGGCCCCCCGAGGGTGGGCCCGGGGCGGCCTTCAGCTTTGGTACGTGGCTCACAAGGCTTCTGGCAGGGGCTGTTTCGGGCTCTGGGCACGCAGGTACAGACATGGCACGGGaagtgagaaacctgtgtgctTTCGTGGGGATGGTCTCAGAGGAACTCTTTAGGAAAGCAGAATGTGCAATTCTACTCCTTTTCCTCCCTACGGAGACCAGCTCCTGGCAGGAGACTTTCTTGCAGGTTCGGGGGGGCTGCTTCTTTAAGGGCAGCGCCCCCTTCCTGTGAGAAGTGTTCCCAAAGGCACCGTGGAAGGCCTCCCGCCCCGTGGAGCTGGGGTCTTGAGCACGCCGAGGGGCAGCGCGGGGGCCGGGGCACGTGCATGACTCTGTGTCCTTTCTCAGCGGGTGACACGAGCTTTCCTCCTCCTCGTCAATGGGCTTCTGAGGCCCCACGGCAGAGGCGCCCGTGGCCGGCTTTGCTGAGGTGACTTCCGTTTCTGAGGCGGGCTCATTTTCGCCACCCTGAGGTGGGCTCTGACTCTGCCCCTCATCTGACAACGTATGAGATGGTGTGCACTGTCCCAACACTGTGTGTGCTTCTTTCTGGCGTGCCTGCTcctcttccttgtggctcagaaccTTCTGGCTTGGGCGTCTCTCCGAGTCAGCCGGCACCCTCGGAGCTCTAAGGTGGGTCTGAGATGCCTGGCTCGGGACGTCAGCGAGACCGCCTTCCCTGATTGCCATCTCTTGCGACTCCTGCCCGGCAGGAAACTGACCCCACGGCCCGCTCTGCTGCTCTGCAGTGTCTTCTCCTTTCACGTTAGTTTCTGCATCTAGCGTCAAAGGCGAGCTCTCCGCCCTAATGGCTGTGCTGCTCTCTTTGCTAGGCTCACTCTCACTCCTTGGTGCTCCTCCTTCCATCTCAGGCAGGACTGTGGTGTTCTTATTCTCACAAGGCATTTCACCGTCTATTGGCTTAAAAAGGTTTTGGGGGTCAGCTTCTTCACTATTAAtaattgtttctgattttttttgagACAATGGGTGCAAAGGCATTATCTCAGTGGATTTCGGGCTTCTCGAGGGGACAGAGTTTACATCGTGGTGTCCAGAAGATGTCAACTCTAGTGAAGAAATTCCAAtggtattttctttgtcttgctcAGGATTTATTTCTAGTCTTGATCCTTCAATTGTTCCTTGTGTTTCTCTCAGGGATGCTTCTTTAACTTGCTCTTCATGATGAATGTAATTTAAAGACATATTTATTTTACCCAATACTCTTACATCTGGTTCATGATCTGCGACAGACCCTGTGTCAGGCACACAAGGGCCTGGACACACTTCCATTTCACAGTCTTCTACGGGTCTCCATACTTTCTCTTcacatgattttttaatattgagagaGTCTGATGTAGAAGAAGCAGCATCTTGAAAATCCGACTCCTGGTCAATCACTCCTATAAATGCAGCGACAGGCGCTCCCCTCTGGGACAGCGTACTCGCTGAGGCTTCCGGCGACGTTGCCCTGGCGTGCCTTGCACCCCCAGTGAGAGTACCAGAAACCCTTCCATCCAGAATGCCTTCTGTGGGCTCATCACTACAGCCTGTGGAGACCACATGTGCTGTCCCATCTGTGGGCTCTGCACAATCAGAAGTCCTCCCACAGCCCCCTTTCTTGGGGCTCCTGCCAGATGCTGAACTGTTACTGCCTGAACCAACGGGTGGAGCCTTCAGGCTGTGGCTCGCCTCTCTGTCAGGCTCTGTGGGCGACTTGCACTGGTCACGGCCGAGCGTCTCCTCAGCTGGGTTACCTTCACCTCTGCATTCACTGGGTCCGCCTGGGTTACCCTGGGAGCCGAGGGCGTCATCTGCCTTCTGCTTGGGAGTTTCAGCTGCTTGGTTCACGTTCTTAACACCGGAGAACATTATGGGAGGAAACTGGCCAAACAGTTTTTCAGGACTTGGAATGTTTGTGGGTTGGTTTAATTCTTGTGCGACACGAGCAGAAACGTCACGTTGACAGAACACAGTCTCTTTGGGTGTGTCCTGTTCTTTTTCCTCTGGCCCCTCCTTGCACGGTCGGGTGGTTTGGTCTGGAGCTTCACTGTTTAACGTGCCTGCCGTCATTTCATCTCTGGCCTCACCTCCAGGAAGGCTGCCTTCAGTTTCTCCCTCACCTGGCTCACTTTGCTCCGATGCACAATTCTTTCTACAGCTGCAGCTTTCCACAGAGCTGTCTCTCTCTTGGGAGTGGTGATCGATATGCTGAAAGGTATCTTCATACTTGGTTAACAGACAGTTCTCAACGCCCAGGGTCGTTCTGCTGGGCTCCAGGGCAGCACACCTGCTCTCCTCTGGGACGTTTTTCCTCACACAAAGGCAGCTAGAGAGATCCTGAGACGGAACGCTCTGACGTTCCCGGACTGAGACCTCTACAGGCAAGGCTGCCACTTTGCTCTTATCTGAGGGAAGTCCAGAATGCAGACTACCTGCTCCCGAATTAGCTGCTTCGGTCTTTCTTTCTAGGCGTTCTGATCTGCTGTTTGAAGAGGCACCACAGGTTCTGTCACTTGGTGGAGAGATGTCTTCTGTCTTTGTTTTCACAGGAATGGGGTGGGTTCCGGCAGTGACAGCTGCGCCATCCTCTGATGGAGGGCGCTGGCTCTGGCGGGAACCCCCGCTCACTGCCACAGGCATCTCTTTGTCGCTTGGCAACTTTGTGTGGGTTTCAGAATTAAGGGACACTTGATTTAAAACACATTCACTTCCTGTTTTGTTTACAACCAGTTTGTTGTCATGAGGAAATTTATTCACCTCCCAGGCAGCGCTCTGTTTACCTAAATGTGGACCATGGTCCTGGGCATTTTGTATGGCTATTTCTGACTCAGGCCTGTCATCAAGTTCTAGGGATGGTGGCAATGGAGTAATGTGTTTCTTGGGCTTAGACATCTCATTTATAGAATTTATCTGGTCCTCTGGTGTTAAACTCACAAGGGAtttcccttcaattaaaaatccaTTAGGTGAGGCTTGGTTTAACTGGGGTCTGCCTTCTAGATTTCTCTGGGTACGGACTATGGAGTCACAGTCTCTACTGTGAGTCTTCTCAGTCAGCACACTGGGCTCTAGGGTAGTTGTCTGTTCTGGTTCTTCAATCTGCACTGAGGAGGGAAAATGACTCCCTTCAGAGTCTGTGCCTGGTTGGCTCATTTCAGCAAAAGTTCCTCTGTGGTCCTCATTGTTTGCCAAGCTACCGTGAACATCTAAAGtgattttcaaatcatttttttcaaGCATTCCTTCCATGGCTTTAGTAAAAGAACTGGGTATGAAGGAACTGGAGCAGCCTATATGGGGACTGCCTCGAGGGCAGTAGTGATCGTGGGCATTTTCTTTGGGGAAGACAGTAGTCTCTTTTTTTCCAGAACAGTGGCGACTAGAATTCTCTCCTGGTTGCCTGGTGTTAACAAGGAAGAGTTCTCTTTCACTTCTAGGGTTCAAAGGCTGTTTGTGTTCTTCTCTAGAAGACAAGTTCTGGCTTTGACCATTCCCATCCAAACAGGAACTGTGCGTCTTTCCAGCAGATCCCTTTGGCAAGCCATCACCTTCAAGACCATGCTTTTCTGAGGATGTTGTTCTGGATCCTAGACCAGATAAACCTGATGTGAAATGGGAAACTTTAGAATTTTCTTCTGAGGGTTCTGTTATAACCACCTTTCTTGTGGCTTTGGGACTGTCATGTGCAGAACTGTGTCTCTCACTGTGGTGCCCAGGGACCTGTTGGTGATTGTCATCGGCTTCACAGACAAGGTTTAATTTACGTAACTCTTCCTCCCTGCTGTCCACTTTGGAAACAGCACTGTTCCCTGGTAACAATGACAACCAAGAAGGATAAGTTCttatttcttcacattctttttcttttggatttgcTTCTGTTAATCCAGGGTCCACAATGTTTAAAGGCTCTAGAGAAACTAAGGTGCTGGACTCTGAAACCTCAGCACTGGTCATGATTTCGTCTGTCTCTGAGTGTCCACGACACCCAGCCAAGAGACCCTGACTCACACGGCCATTCTCGAGTCCTTTGTTATCGTCCACCTTAGTTCCATGGACCTTCGTAACTTGGACTTCCTCAGTAGATGTCAGAAGAGTTTCAGCTGTGATTTGTACATTTCCTTCTGCACAAGAGAAATAAATCTGAATTAATGTGTAATCATTTGCTCTAACTTCATAAATTTAATCACGCAACAAAAACAACTCCAAAAGAGGATTGCAAAGTTAGTGTTACAATACCATtggctttgttcttctttgcaAAATATGACAGAGAGCCAAAAGAGTACCTGAAAGAAACAGGTTATTCTGAACAAATCCTTTCTTTAAATGTGTTACTTACTTAAACATACTGACCTAGCTGGACAAATGACGATAATGGGAGACATACGCTTACTTCAGAAGCTTTCTTACTTAGGAAGCTTTCATCCTAAAGCATTTATAAAGCAGACTCACATTAAAATAGCTTATGTTACGAAATGACCATCTTAATACTcgaataaataagtaataaataaaattatctttgaaataGAATAGTAACATATAAAGCCTTAAGTAAAAGAGATTAATCTGTAAGTGGAATATGAGTCTTGAACCCGATTACCTGCAAGGCTTGCCTCCCTACAGGGTCGGTCATGAGTTGGTAATAATTGAAGGTGAGAGACAGGTTCACAGGGATttagtattttttcctttcctcttctgagTAAGTGAGAAATTTTTCATTATGaaacattaaaacacacacacaaaatacctaAGATGTAAATGTAACTCATGAAGGAGTTTTACTTCCCAGAAGTTCTCTGAAACTCTAGGCACAGGATGCAGTATAAAGAAGTTCCCCCAACCTGTTAATCTACAAAAGACTTTTTGTCCCTCTCCCAAAGCTGTTCACATAGAGGTAAATATGTGTATATGCCTGTACGTATGCTGCATGCATATAACAGGACGCCTGCACTAAGCAGACAAAGCAAGATGCAAATCAACCTATAGATCTAGTTCCCACTAGAACATAAGCTCCACGAGGGGAATGATCACCTCTGATTTGGTATCTCCACCTCCCTGTTGTCTAGCGTAATACCCGGTACATaacagcactcagtaaatatttgtggagctGATAAATGACTACAGTTAGGTGACATCAACAAATGCTATTGGATCTTACTGCTCACTCTGTACTGAACACCCCATGGTGACCCTGGTGACTGGTAGGTATGTTACAGATGTCAGCAGAACAAGGAATTAAGTGAGGGAAGCTGTTACAAGTTAGGCACACTGGAGGGTGAAATGTGTTCTGTGAGGTGTATACCTGTTTCAGCAGCACAGGAGTTTTGTGACCTTGGTTGAACATCCTGGATTTGTAGTCGTGTGACAACTGTTTAAATGGTGCTTACATTTGCAGAAATTGACAGACAGTCTTAAACTTGTATGAAAATGCAATGGACACATAACACCCAACACACATCTTGAACAAAGAAAATGGACTGGAGGGGTTGGAGAGGAGGATAAGGAGCCTGCAAGATGGAAATGttccattttttttattgtgtcaGTACAGCTGTGATTATACAACTGCAtgtttgtgtacacacacacacacaagtgaatttcactgtatgtaagctataccttaattaaaaaaaaaagtcagtgccCCAAATGTCTAGACCGCTTCCTGGTTGCCTTTTAAATGGGTGTGGTACTGGCTCATTTTTCAACTTTCCACTCTTCCAAAATGTGAATTACAGGAAGATAATGACTATCCTCAACTTCAGAGCTTTACTCTCCACAGGACAGCAAGGCCTTTGAGCCACAGAGAGAAACTCCAGCAGCAGGAAGCAGGAGGATGAACTAGGACAAGTGTCCTTTCTCACAGGGATGGTCTGCACCCCCTTTTCTGTCCAGGCTGCCAAGCATCATCATCAAATCTGACGCTGTTCCACAGTAACAAAATGTTCATGTGATTAAACAtatttgctggtttttttttttttttgcacctctAATTATTCTACATAGTTAATCTTAATTATGTAACAGATACACACAGAATCTTGGCTCAGCACCCTCTTTTAGGCCTCGGTTTCTTGCTTAATCAATGAACAGATCAATCACAATGAAGCAGTATCTCTGAGGCCCATATCCTACCATTGTTTTGAGGAGCAAATATGTgtacgtgctcagtcacgtctgactcttcgcgaccccctggactgtagcccatcaggctcccctgtccgtgggattctccaggcaagagcagtttgccattcccttctccaggggatcttcccaagccagggatcaaacctgagtctcttgcatctcctgcattggcaggcagagttctttaccactgcaaaaCCTGAGGAGCAAATGAGGTAACAGAAATGAGCTTGGCAAACTCTCAAGGTGATGGGGAGTGGACGTGGGATGAACACAGTGGGATGTCCTGTGAGGCAGTAGTTCCTGCCCTGTCCATGTGAACTCGTTTGGAAGGCAGGGTTGCTTTATAAAGTCAAATGGAAGATTCCAAACTAGTTTTAAGGTTCAACTCATAGTCAATGCCTCATTACAGAAAAAGTGGGAAGCAAAGTTAGTCACAGAAGAGGCACCATTGGATAACACCAGGGGCCTCCGAGCATGTCCATGGGCAGTAATACCAACAGCTGCTACAGCCGGTCCTTTGTGCAAGACGGGGTCCTACAATCCTCATGTTCTCAGTGGGAACAAAAATGGTGTAACAagtggaaaaaggaaaggatGTGAGAGAAATGGATACCTTTGTTCCTCAGACCATCTTCAGGGAGGCCCGTGCATAAAAGTTCTTCACTTGCCTGCATCCAGAGGTCCTCCTGCGGTAAGAAAACCCAGTGGTCAAGGAAGACCCAGAGACTCCGAGCTCACAATGCCAACGATCCTCTGAGAGGCTTCTCTGCAGCTCTTAGAAATGTGCTAGTGGTCACAAGGACTGGGAACTGAAGGAAGCCGCAAATTCAAGTTCATATTATTAGTAAAATTCCCATTCCTCTAGACTTTGAACTTGAAAAGTCAAGTTTCCCAAGGTCCTGACAGAtccaaacaaaaccttgtgtctTCTGAATCAATAAACACACTGGTGCAGTGTGATCTTAATAAAGTGAAAACCTAACTGGAAACTATCAGGAAGTTGGATGGCACCCAGCCCCTAACCATGTTCTTTCTTCCTGGAAGGGCTACTTTCCCTTTTCATCCCTGTTCACTGGAGCAGGGGATGAGGGGGAGCACCATCAATGACAACGGACAAGAGGGACTTCAGGAAAACAGGCAGGGGCAGCGTGGGTGTGGAGCCCGATGAGGACAGGGTCCAAGTGGGCTGGCAAGCTGCAGACGCCGACTGACCAACGACGGCTGCTCACATCAAAGTGTCCTTCTGGCTCACCTCTGTTTATCTGCCCACtgatttacatttgtttttttttttttttgcaatgtagaccccagaccagttggacCCAAAGGTTGACAATGTGCACTCCTACTTACCTCATCACTGACCCATCAGAAGGGTGTCCACCAGCTAATCACGCCCTCTTTGAAcaattactataaaactcctcactgtCTTCCCCAAGTGGGGACACTTGgatttgagggcattagcccactgtgtccccctttgcctggcaaagcaataaagttatccttttctacttcacctgTCCCAAAACTCTGTCCCAGAGATTTGACTCAGCACCAGCATCGGGGCACAGAGAGGCTGAACTTCTCGCATCACCCTGAGGAAATTGAGGGTAGGAACTACATGCCCGCCGGCCAGCATTCAACTGCCGCAGCCACGCCACGCGTGACGGCGCACCCCAAGGAGACTCAGGAAGAGAGG is a genomic window of Bos javanicus breed banteng chromosome 17, ARS-OSU_banteng_1.0, whole genome shotgun sequence containing:
- the PRR14L gene encoding protein PRR14L isoform X2, coding for MLSSGVETQPVPLDSSMSAEVQELYSELPGSASKELHADPEPSATPDVKPGASSSRVSQSRAVPSELQRTPADSCREEAPKTSDHGGEPGQCGLVDPSTEGPVAPGSLDREAKAKSLEQKVFRDEGDQAEVVRDPCEGAEEDLHQYPTAAGEQPRPGQEDLWMQASEELLCTGLPEDGLRNKEGNVQITAETLLTSTEEVQVTKVHGTKVDDNKGLENGRVSQGLLAGCRGHSETDEIMTSAEVSESSTLVSLEPLNIVDPGLTEANPKEKECEEIRTYPSWLSLLPGNSAVSKVDSREEELRKLNLVCEADDNHQQVPGHHSERHSSAHDSPKATRKVVITEPSEENSKVSHFTSGLSGLGSRTTSSEKHGLEGDGLPKGSAGKTHSSCLDGNGQSQNLSSREEHKQPLNPRSERELFLVNTRQPGENSSRHCSGKKETTVFPKENAHDHYCPRGSPHIGCSSSFIPSSFTKAMEGMLEKNDLKITLDVHGSLANNEDHRGTFAEMSQPGTDSEGSHFPSSVQIEEPEQTTTLEPSVLTEKTHSRDCDSIVRTQRNLEGRPQLNQASPNGFLIEGKSLVSLTPEDQINSINEMSKPKKHITPLPPSLELDDRPESEIAIQNAQDHGPHLGKQSAAWEVNKFPHDNKLVVNKTGSECVLNQVSLNSETHTKLPSDKEMPVAVSGGSRQSQRPPSEDGAAVTAGTHPIPVKTKTEDISPPSDRTCGASSNSRSERLERKTEAANSGAGSLHSGLPSDKSKVAALPVEVSVRERQSVPSQDLSSCLCVRKNVPEESRCAALEPSRTTLGVENCLLTKYEDTFQHIDHHSQERDSSVESCSCRKNCASEQSEPGEGETEGSLPGGEARDEMTAGTLNSEAPDQTTRPCKEGPEEKEQDTPKETVFCQRDVSARVAQELNQPTNIPSPEKLFGQFPPIMFSGVKNVNQAAETPKQKADDALGSQGNPGGPSECRGEGNPAEETLGRDQCKSPTEPDREASHSLKAPPVGSGSNSSASGRSPKKGGCGRTSDCAEPTDGTAHVVSTGCSDEPTEGILDGRVSGTLTGGARHARATSPEASASTLSQRGAPVAAFIGVIDQESDFQDAASSTSDSLNIKKSCEEKVWRPVEDCEMEVCPGPCVPDTGSVADHEPDVRVLGKINMSLNYIHHEEQVKEASLRETQGTIEGSRLEINPEQDKENTIGISSLELTSSGHHDVNSVPSRSPKSTEIMPLHPLSQKKSETIINSEEADPQNLFKPIDGEMPCENKNTTVLPEMEGGAPRSESEPSKESSTAIRAESSPLTLDAETNVKGEDTAEQQSGPWGQFPAGQESQEMAIREGGLADVPSQASQTHLRAPRVPADSERRPSQKVLSHKEEEQARQKEAHTVLGQCTPSHTLSDEGQSQSPPQGGENEPASETEVTSAKPATGASAVGPQKPIDEEEESSCHPLRKDTESCTCPGPRAAPRRAQDPSSTGREAFHGAFGNTSHRKGALPLKKQPPRTCKKVSCQELVSVGRKRSRIAHSAFLKSSSETIPTKAHRFLTSRAMSVPACPEPETAPARSLVSHVPKLKAAPGPPSGGLNVRMPTKELALLSKLSVLASRLVPAARTQKLRSRRCSSDLLPMAKSYKQLRYRRLLDGFSCSMTQLNPCLAAGDWDRRPSSKPLMLYSLETVKMSFIDVSDKMPLLLLGSETFPVSFRVKLGPERVAESPRTFPEHCAPARLALGEARWGRSPPPKWTFSFFLAQGCPGMATFREDPGLCSQAGAQPPVPLQDRRATALVQTRGGCSVLGLHTLLALCSPGCYRIWTKKRSCVSHTPAMQRLFMTQLTQGLKGLRSPASIADKVFCSLPYSVGRVLSIWSQHGPSACPLDISALPPSHSKRQSPLGATSRLEPPFPALVPKSHLVTDSAVSKLLFSASEFPVPGFDELDGVTAACPRPQGSPPDQKEAELEKRPKKVSQIRIRKTIPKPDPNLTPMGLPRPKRLKKKEFSLEEIYTNKNYKSPPANRCLETIFEEPKERNGTLISISQQKRKRVLEFQDFTVPRKRRARGKVKVAGSFTRAQKAALQSRELDALLIQKLMELETFFAKEEEEQEQSSGC
- the PRR14L gene encoding protein PRR14L isoform X4; this encodes MQASEELLCTGLPEDGLRNKEGNVQITAETLLTSTEEVQVTKVHGTKVDDNKGLENGRVSQGLLAGCRGHSETDEIMTSAEVSESSTLVSLEPLNIVDPGLTEANPKEKECEEIRTYPSWLSLLPGNSAVSKVDSREEELRKLNLVCEADDNHQQVPGHHSERHSSAHDSPKATRKVVITEPSEENSKVSHFTSGLSGLGSRTTSSEKHGLEGDGLPKGSAGKTHSSCLDGNGQSQNLSSREEHKQPLNPRSERELFLVNTRQPGENSSRHCSGKKETTVFPKENAHDHYCPRGSPHIGCSSSFIPSSFTKAMEGMLEKNDLKITLDVHGSLANNEDHRGTFAEMSQPGTDSEGSHFPSSVQIEEPEQTTTLEPSVLTEKTHSRDCDSIVRTQRNLEGRPQLNQASPNGFLIEGKSLVSLTPEDQINSINEMSKPKKHITPLPPSLELDDRPESEIAIQNAQDHGPHLGKQSAAWEVNKFPHDNKLVVNKTGSECVLNQVSLNSETHTKLPSDKEMPVAVSGGSRQSQRPPSEDGAAVTAGTHPIPVKTKTEDISPPSDRTCGASSNSRSERLERKTEAANSGAGSLHSGLPSDKSKVAALPVEVSVRERQSVPSQDLSSCLCVRKNVPEESRCAALEPSRTTLGVENCLLTKYEDTFQHIDHHSQERDSSVESCSCRKNCASEQSEPGEGETEGSLPGGEARDEMTAGTLNSEAPDQTTRPCKEGPEEKEQDTPKETVFCQRDVSARVAQELNQPTNIPSPEKLFGQFPPIMFSGVKNVNQAAETPKQKADDALGSQGNPGGPSECRGEGNPAEETLGRDQCKSPTEPDREASHSLKAPPVGSGSNSSASGRSPKKGGCGRTSDCAEPTDGTAHVVSTGCSDEPTEGILDGRVSGTLTGGARHARATSPEASASTLSQRGAPVAAFIGVIDQESDFQDAASSTSDSLNIKKSCEEKVWRPVEDCEMEVCPGPCVPDTGSVADHEPDVRVLGKINMSLNYIHHEEQVKEASLRETQGTIEGSRLEINPEQDKENTIGISSLELTSSGHHDVNSVPSRSPKSTEIMPLHPLSQKKSETIINSEEADPQNLFKPIDGEMPCENKNTTVLPEMEGGAPRSESEPSKESSTAIRAESSPLTLDAETNVKGEDTAEQQSGPWGQFPAGQESQEMAIREGGLADVPSQASQTHLRAPRVPADSERRPSQKVLSHKEEEQARQKEAHTVLGQCTPSHTLSDEGQSQSPPQGGENEPASETEVTSAKPATGASAVGPQKPIDEEEESSCHPLRKDTESCTCPGPRAAPRRAQDPSSTGREAFHGAFGNTSHRKGALPLKKQPPRTCKKVSCQELVSVGRKRSRIAHSAFLKSSSETIPTKAHRFLTSRAMSVPACPEPETAPARSLVSHVPKLKAAPGPPSGGLNVRMPTKELALLSKLSVLASRLVPAARTQKLRSRRCSSDLLPMAKSYKQLRYRRLLDGFSCSMTQLNPCLAAGDWDRRPSSKPLMLYSLETVKMSFIDVSDKMPLLLLGSETFPVSFRVKLGPERVAESPRTFPEHCAPARLALGEARWGRSPPPKWTFSFFLAQGCPGMATFREDPGLCSQAGAQPPVPLQDRRATALVQTRGGCSVLGLHTLLALCSPGCYRIWTKKRSCVSHTPAMQRLFMTQLTQGLKGLRSPASIADKVFCSLPYSVGRVLSIWSQHGPSACPLDISALPPSHSKRQSPLGATSSRTVLPSMPLPGLEAAYSAGGSHMRLEPPFPALVPKSHLVTDSAVSKLLFSASEFPVPGFDELDGVTAACPRPQGSPPDQKEAELEKRPKKVSQIRIRKTIPKPDPNLTPMGLPRPKRLKKKEFSLEEIYTNKNYKSPPANRCLETIFEEPKERNGTLISISQQKRKRVLEFQDFTVPRKRRARGKVKVAGSFTRAQKAALQSRELDALLIQKLMELETFFAKEEEEQEQSSGC
- the PRR14L gene encoding protein PRR14L isoform X1, whose translation is MLSSGVETQPVPLDSSMSAEVQELYSELPGSASKELHADPEPSATPDVKPGASSSRVSQSRAVPSELQRTPADSCREEAPKTSDHGGEPGQCGLVDPSTEGPVAPGSLDREAKAKSLEQKVFRDEGDQAEVVRDPCEGAEEDLHQYPTAAGEQPRPGQEDLWMQASEELLCTGLPEDGLRNKEGNVQITAETLLTSTEEVQVTKVHGTKVDDNKGLENGRVSQGLLAGCRGHSETDEIMTSAEVSESSTLVSLEPLNIVDPGLTEANPKEKECEEIRTYPSWLSLLPGNSAVSKVDSREEELRKLNLVCEADDNHQQVPGHHSERHSSAHDSPKATRKVVITEPSEENSKVSHFTSGLSGLGSRTTSSEKHGLEGDGLPKGSAGKTHSSCLDGNGQSQNLSSREEHKQPLNPRSERELFLVNTRQPGENSSRHCSGKKETTVFPKENAHDHYCPRGSPHIGCSSSFIPSSFTKAMEGMLEKNDLKITLDVHGSLANNEDHRGTFAEMSQPGTDSEGSHFPSSVQIEEPEQTTTLEPSVLTEKTHSRDCDSIVRTQRNLEGRPQLNQASPNGFLIEGKSLVSLTPEDQINSINEMSKPKKHITPLPPSLELDDRPESEIAIQNAQDHGPHLGKQSAAWEVNKFPHDNKLVVNKTGSECVLNQVSLNSETHTKLPSDKEMPVAVSGGSRQSQRPPSEDGAAVTAGTHPIPVKTKTEDISPPSDRTCGASSNSRSERLERKTEAANSGAGSLHSGLPSDKSKVAALPVEVSVRERQSVPSQDLSSCLCVRKNVPEESRCAALEPSRTTLGVENCLLTKYEDTFQHIDHHSQERDSSVESCSCRKNCASEQSEPGEGETEGSLPGGEARDEMTAGTLNSEAPDQTTRPCKEGPEEKEQDTPKETVFCQRDVSARVAQELNQPTNIPSPEKLFGQFPPIMFSGVKNVNQAAETPKQKADDALGSQGNPGGPSECRGEGNPAEETLGRDQCKSPTEPDREASHSLKAPPVGSGSNSSASGRSPKKGGCGRTSDCAEPTDGTAHVVSTGCSDEPTEGILDGRVSGTLTGGARHARATSPEASASTLSQRGAPVAAFIGVIDQESDFQDAASSTSDSLNIKKSCEEKVWRPVEDCEMEVCPGPCVPDTGSVADHEPDVRVLGKINMSLNYIHHEEQVKEASLRETQGTIEGSRLEINPEQDKENTIGISSLELTSSGHHDVNSVPSRSPKSTEIMPLHPLSQKKSETIINSEEADPQNLFKPIDGEMPCENKNTTVLPEMEGGAPRSESEPSKESSTAIRAESSPLTLDAETNVKGEDTAEQQSGPWGQFPAGQESQEMAIREGGLADVPSQASQTHLRAPRVPADSERRPSQKVLSHKEEEQARQKEAHTVLGQCTPSHTLSDEGQSQSPPQGGENEPASETEVTSAKPATGASAVGPQKPIDEEEESSCHPLRKDTESCTCPGPRAAPRRAQDPSSTGREAFHGAFGNTSHRKGALPLKKQPPRTCKKVSCQELVSVGRKRSRIAHSAFLKSSSETIPTKAHRFLTSRAMSVPACPEPETAPARSLVSHVPKLKAAPGPPSGGLNVRMPTKELALLSKLSVLASRLVPAARTQKLRSRRCSSDLLPMAKSYKQLRYRRLLDGFSCSMTQLNPCLAAGDWDRRPSSKPLMLYSLETVKMSFIDVSDKMPLLLLGSETFPVSFRVKLGPERVAESPRTFPEHCAPARLALGEARWGRSPPPKWTFSFFLAQGCPGMATFREDPGLCSQAGAQPPVPLQDRRATALVQTRGGCSVLGLHTLLALCSPGCYRIWTKKRSCVSHTPAMQRLFMTQLTQGLKGLRSPASIADKVFCSLPYSVGRVLSIWSQHGPSACPLDISALPPSHSKRQSPLGATSSRTVLPSMPLPGLEAAYSAGGSHMRLEPPFPALVPKSHLVTDSAVSKLLFSASEFPVPGFDELDGVTAACPRPQGSPPDQKEAELEKRPKKVSQIRIRKTIPKPDPNLTPMGLPRPKRLKKKEFSLEEIYTNKNYKSPPANRCLETIFEEPKERNGTLISISQQKRKRVLEFQDFTVPRKRRARGKVKVAGSFTRAQKAALQSRELDALLIQKLMELETFFAKEEEEQEQSSGC